One Bombus pyrosoma isolate SC7728 linkage group LG9, ASM1482585v1, whole genome shotgun sequence genomic window carries:
- the LOC122571184 gene encoding kinesin light chain isoform X4 produces the protein MGRTDMSKTLNAYRIKKIENIGRMTAMTQEEIMAGARIVSQGLEALRVEHGGLLQALQTQDAPVARDKASLLSKNIEMIELGLGEAQVMMALANHLQMVEAEKQKLRTQVRRLCQENAWLRDELAGTQQKLQASQQALVQLEEQKKHLDFMESMKQYDPDPSADDENAKDRPPDDPVVDLFPDDDADDRNSKSILPTPPSQFAQQVNAGYEIPARLRTLHNLVIQYASQGRYEVAVPLCKQALEDLEKTSGHDHPDVATMLNILALVYRDQNKYKEAANLLNDALAIREKTLGENHPAVAATLNNLAVLYGKRGKYKEAEPLCKRALDIREKVLGRDHPDVAKQLNNLALLCQNQGKYEEVERYYLRALEIYEGKLGPDDPNVAKTKNNLASCYLKQGKYKDAEVLYKQVLTRAHEKEFGAIAGDNKPIWQVAEEREENKHRNKENAPYGEYGGWHKAAKVDSPTVTTTLKNLGALYRRQGKYEAAETLEDCALRSRKEQTLEFVKQGKVAQILGEEKGSTRRGSRSSLANSEHEQHDEGSLPLVQRALHEGQSGHNDASPNKPGFKNKIFQAFGIHSSTGQHQPSHLHLKWTSFPGWT, from the exons ATGGGTAGAACAGATATGTCAAAAACGCTGAACGCTTATAGAAT caaaaaaatagaaaatattggtAGAATGACGGCCATGACGCAGGAAGAAATTATGGCTGGTGCCAGAATTGTATCCCAGGGTCTGGAAGCCCTCCGTGTCGAACATGGGGGCCTTCTACAAGCCCTACAGACCCAGGATGCACCAGTCGCGAGAGACAAAGCTAGCTTGCTATCGAAGAACATTGAGATGATAGAGTTGGGCCTTGGTGAAGCACAGGTCATGATGGCACTTGCAAATCATTTACAAATGGTAGAGGCTGAGAAACAAAAGCTTAGAACGCAAGTGAGAAGGTTGTGCCAAGAGAATGCCTGGTTAAGGGATGAATTGGCTGGAACGCAACAGAAGTTGCAAGCCAGTCAGCAAGCA CTAGTCCAATTGGAAGAACAGAAGAAACATCTAGATTTTATGGAAAGCATGAAGCAATATGATCCTGATCCTTCTGCGGATgatgaaaatgcaaaagacCGGCCACCAGATGATCCTGTGGTTGATCTATTCCCCGATGATGATGCGGACGACCGAAATAGTAAGT CGATATTACCGACACCGCCTTCGCAATTTGCACAACAAGTGAACGCTGGATACGAGATACCCGCGCGCTTGCGTACACTGCACAATTTGGTTATACAGTACGCCAGCCAAGGCCGTTACGAGGTGGCCGTTCCTCTCTGTAAACAAGCGCTGGAAGATCTGGAAAAGACTTCTGGTCACGATCATCCTGACGTCGCTACGATGTTGAATATCCTTGCTTTAGTATATAGggatcaaaataaatataaagaagcaGCGAACTTGCTGAACGATGCCTTGGCTATTCGTGAAAAGACGCTCGGTGAAAATCACCCTGCAGTCGCTGCCACGTTGAACAACTTGGCCGTTTTATATGGAAAACGAGGCAAATACAAGGAGGCTGAGCCGTTGTGCAAACGTGCTCTTGATATCCGAGAAAAGGTTCTCGGTCGTGATCATCCTGATGTCGCGAAGCAGCTGAATAACCTCGCCTTGCTTTGCCAGAATCAGGGTAAATACGAAGAAGTGGAGCGCTATTACTTGCGAGCGCTGGAGATCTACGAAGGCAAACTTGGACCGGACGATCCTAATGTcgcgaaaacgaaaaataatttggcATCGTGTTACTTGAAGCAAGGAAAGTACAAGGATGCGGAAGTTTTGTACAAACAAGTATTGACTAGAGCACACGAGAAAGAGTTTGGTGCTATTGCTGGTGATAACAAACCAATCTGGCAG gTTGctgaagaaagagaggagaataaacatagaaataaagagaatgCTCCGTATGGAGAATATGGAGGTTGGCACAAAGCTGCTAAAGTGGACTCACCTACAGTCACGACTACTCTAAAGAATCTTGGTGCGTTGTATCGAAGACAAGGAAAATATGAAGCGGCCGAAACTCTAGAAGATTGCGCTCTTAGGTCACGAAAAGAG CAGACATTGGAGTTCGTGAAGCAAGGGAAAGTCGCGCAAATTTTAGGGGAAGAAAAAGGGTCGACGAGACGCGGTTCGCGATCCAGTTTAGCCAACAGTGAACACGAGCAACACGACGAG GGCTCGCTGCCGCTGGTACAAAGGGCGCTACATGAAGGACAGTCTGGCCACAACGACGCTAGTCCTAACAAACCGGGTTTTAAAAACAAGATCTTCCAAGCTTTCGGGATTCACTCTTCCAC
- the LOC122571184 gene encoding kinesin light chain isoform X8 — protein sequence MGRTDMSKTLNAYRIKKIENIGRMTAMTQEEIMAGARIVSQGLEALRVEHGGLLQALQTQDAPVARDKASLLSKNIEMIELGLGEAQVMMALANHLQMVEAEKQKLRTQVRRLCQENAWLRDELAGTQQKLQASQQALVQLEEQKKHLDFMESMKQYDPDPSADDENAKDRPPDDPVVDLFPDDDADDRNSKSILPTPPSQFAQQVNAGYEIPARLRTLHNLVIQYASQGRYEVAVPLCKQALEDLEKTSGHDHPDVATMLNILALVYRDQNKYKEAANLLNDALAIREKTLGENHPAVAATLNNLAVLYGKRGKYKEAEPLCKRALDIREKVLGRDHPDVAKQLNNLALLCQNQGKYEEVERYYLRALEIYEGKLGPDDPNVAKTKNNLASCYLKQGKYKDAEVLYKQVLTRAHEKEFGAIAGDNKPIWQVAEEREENKHRNKENAPYGEYGGWHKAAKVDSPTVTTTLKNLGALYRRQGKYEAAETLEDCALRSRKETLEFVKQGKVAQILGEEKGSTRRGSRSSLANSEHEQHDEERKYYVRAQ from the exons ATGGGTAGAACAGATATGTCAAAAACGCTGAACGCTTATAGAAT caaaaaaatagaaaatattggtAGAATGACGGCCATGACGCAGGAAGAAATTATGGCTGGTGCCAGAATTGTATCCCAGGGTCTGGAAGCCCTCCGTGTCGAACATGGGGGCCTTCTACAAGCCCTACAGACCCAGGATGCACCAGTCGCGAGAGACAAAGCTAGCTTGCTATCGAAGAACATTGAGATGATAGAGTTGGGCCTTGGTGAAGCACAGGTCATGATGGCACTTGCAAATCATTTACAAATGGTAGAGGCTGAGAAACAAAAGCTTAGAACGCAAGTGAGAAGGTTGTGCCAAGAGAATGCCTGGTTAAGGGATGAATTGGCTGGAACGCAACAGAAGTTGCAAGCCAGTCAGCAAGCA CTAGTCCAATTGGAAGAACAGAAGAAACATCTAGATTTTATGGAAAGCATGAAGCAATATGATCCTGATCCTTCTGCGGATgatgaaaatgcaaaagacCGGCCACCAGATGATCCTGTGGTTGATCTATTCCCCGATGATGATGCGGACGACCGAAATAGTAAGT CGATATTACCGACACCGCCTTCGCAATTTGCACAACAAGTGAACGCTGGATACGAGATACCCGCGCGCTTGCGTACACTGCACAATTTGGTTATACAGTACGCCAGCCAAGGCCGTTACGAGGTGGCCGTTCCTCTCTGTAAACAAGCGCTGGAAGATCTGGAAAAGACTTCTGGTCACGATCATCCTGACGTCGCTACGATGTTGAATATCCTTGCTTTAGTATATAGggatcaaaataaatataaagaagcaGCGAACTTGCTGAACGATGCCTTGGCTATTCGTGAAAAGACGCTCGGTGAAAATCACCCTGCAGTCGCTGCCACGTTGAACAACTTGGCCGTTTTATATGGAAAACGAGGCAAATACAAGGAGGCTGAGCCGTTGTGCAAACGTGCTCTTGATATCCGAGAAAAGGTTCTCGGTCGTGATCATCCTGATGTCGCGAAGCAGCTGAATAACCTCGCCTTGCTTTGCCAGAATCAGGGTAAATACGAAGAAGTGGAGCGCTATTACTTGCGAGCGCTGGAGATCTACGAAGGCAAACTTGGACCGGACGATCCTAATGTcgcgaaaacgaaaaataatttggcATCGTGTTACTTGAAGCAAGGAAAGTACAAGGATGCGGAAGTTTTGTACAAACAAGTATTGACTAGAGCACACGAGAAAGAGTTTGGTGCTATTGCTGGTGATAACAAACCAATCTGGCAG gTTGctgaagaaagagaggagaataaacatagaaataaagagaatgCTCCGTATGGAGAATATGGAGGTTGGCACAAAGCTGCTAAAGTGGACTCACCTACAGTCACGACTACTCTAAAGAATCTTGGTGCGTTGTATCGAAGACAAGGAAAATATGAAGCGGCCGAAACTCTAGAAGATTGCGCTCTTAGGTCACGAAAAGAG ACATTGGAGTTCGTGAAGCAAGGGAAAGTCGCGCAAATTTTAGGGGAAGAAAAAGGGTCGACGAGACGCGGTTCGCGATCCAGTTTAGCCAACAGTGAACACGAGCAACACGACGAG GAACGGAAGTATTACGTTCGTGCGCAGTAA
- the LOC122571184 gene encoding kinesin light chain isoform X7, with protein sequence MGRTDMSKTLNAYRIKKIENIGRMTAMTQEEIMAGARIVSQGLEALRVEHGGLLQALQTQDAPVARDKASLLSKNIEMIELGLGEAQVMMALANHLQMVEAEKQKLRTQVRRLCQENAWLRDELAGTQQKLQASQQALVQLEEQKKHLDFMESMKQYDPDPSADDENAKDRPPDDPVVDLFPDDDADDRNSKSILPTPPSQFAQQVNAGYEIPARLRTLHNLVIQYASQGRYEVAVPLCKQALEDLEKTSGHDHPDVATMLNILALVYRDQNKYKEAANLLNDALAIREKTLGENHPAVAATLNNLAVLYGKRGKYKEAEPLCKRALDIREKVLGRDHPDVAKQLNNLALLCQNQGKYEEVERYYLRALEIYEGKLGPDDPNVAKTKNNLASCYLKQGKYKDAEVLYKQVLTRAHEKEFGAIAGDNKPIWQVAEEREENKHRNKENAPYGEYGGWHKAAKVDSPTVTTTLKNLGALYRRQGKYEAAETLEDCALRSRKEQTLEFVKQGKVAQILGEEKGSTRRGSRSSLANSEHEQHDEERKYYVRAQ encoded by the exons ATGGGTAGAACAGATATGTCAAAAACGCTGAACGCTTATAGAAT caaaaaaatagaaaatattggtAGAATGACGGCCATGACGCAGGAAGAAATTATGGCTGGTGCCAGAATTGTATCCCAGGGTCTGGAAGCCCTCCGTGTCGAACATGGGGGCCTTCTACAAGCCCTACAGACCCAGGATGCACCAGTCGCGAGAGACAAAGCTAGCTTGCTATCGAAGAACATTGAGATGATAGAGTTGGGCCTTGGTGAAGCACAGGTCATGATGGCACTTGCAAATCATTTACAAATGGTAGAGGCTGAGAAACAAAAGCTTAGAACGCAAGTGAGAAGGTTGTGCCAAGAGAATGCCTGGTTAAGGGATGAATTGGCTGGAACGCAACAGAAGTTGCAAGCCAGTCAGCAAGCA CTAGTCCAATTGGAAGAACAGAAGAAACATCTAGATTTTATGGAAAGCATGAAGCAATATGATCCTGATCCTTCTGCGGATgatgaaaatgcaaaagacCGGCCACCAGATGATCCTGTGGTTGATCTATTCCCCGATGATGATGCGGACGACCGAAATAGTAAGT CGATATTACCGACACCGCCTTCGCAATTTGCACAACAAGTGAACGCTGGATACGAGATACCCGCGCGCTTGCGTACACTGCACAATTTGGTTATACAGTACGCCAGCCAAGGCCGTTACGAGGTGGCCGTTCCTCTCTGTAAACAAGCGCTGGAAGATCTGGAAAAGACTTCTGGTCACGATCATCCTGACGTCGCTACGATGTTGAATATCCTTGCTTTAGTATATAGggatcaaaataaatataaagaagcaGCGAACTTGCTGAACGATGCCTTGGCTATTCGTGAAAAGACGCTCGGTGAAAATCACCCTGCAGTCGCTGCCACGTTGAACAACTTGGCCGTTTTATATGGAAAACGAGGCAAATACAAGGAGGCTGAGCCGTTGTGCAAACGTGCTCTTGATATCCGAGAAAAGGTTCTCGGTCGTGATCATCCTGATGTCGCGAAGCAGCTGAATAACCTCGCCTTGCTTTGCCAGAATCAGGGTAAATACGAAGAAGTGGAGCGCTATTACTTGCGAGCGCTGGAGATCTACGAAGGCAAACTTGGACCGGACGATCCTAATGTcgcgaaaacgaaaaataatttggcATCGTGTTACTTGAAGCAAGGAAAGTACAAGGATGCGGAAGTTTTGTACAAACAAGTATTGACTAGAGCACACGAGAAAGAGTTTGGTGCTATTGCTGGTGATAACAAACCAATCTGGCAG gTTGctgaagaaagagaggagaataaacatagaaataaagagaatgCTCCGTATGGAGAATATGGAGGTTGGCACAAAGCTGCTAAAGTGGACTCACCTACAGTCACGACTACTCTAAAGAATCTTGGTGCGTTGTATCGAAGACAAGGAAAATATGAAGCGGCCGAAACTCTAGAAGATTGCGCTCTTAGGTCACGAAAAGAG CAGACATTGGAGTTCGTGAAGCAAGGGAAAGTCGCGCAAATTTTAGGGGAAGAAAAAGGGTCGACGAGACGCGGTTCGCGATCCAGTTTAGCCAACAGTGAACACGAGCAACACGACGAG GAACGGAAGTATTACGTTCGTGCGCAGTAA
- the LOC122571184 gene encoding kinesin light chain isoform X3, which translates to MGRTDMSKTLNAYRIKKIENIGRMTAMTQEEIMAGARIVSQGLEALRVEHGGLLQALQTQDAPVARDKASLLSKNIEMIELGLGEAQVMMALANHLQMVEAEKQKLRTQVRRLCQENAWLRDELAGTQQKLQASQQALVQLEEQKKHLDFMESMKQYDPDPSADDENAKDRPPDDPVVDLFPDDDADDRNTILPTPPSQFAQQVNAGYEIPARLRTLHNLVIQYASQGRYEVAVPLCKQALEDLEKTSGHDHPDVATMLNILALVYRDQNKYKEAANLLNDALAIREKTLGENHPAVAATLNNLAVLYGKRGKYKEAEPLCKRALDIREKVLGRDHPDVAKQLNNLALLCQNQGKYEEVERYYLRALEIYEGKLGPDDPNVAKTKNNLASCYLKQGKYKDAEVLYKQVLTRAHEKEFGAIAGDNKPIWQVAEEREENKHRNKENAPYGEYGGWHKAAKVDSPTVTTTLKNLGALYRRQGKYEAAETLEDCALRSRKEQTLEFVKQGKVAQILGEEKGSTRRGSRSSLANSEHEQHDEGSLPLVQRALHEGQSGHNDASPNKPGFKNKIFQAFGIHSSTNGSITFVRSKGIPHKRAIRETITPG; encoded by the exons ATGGGTAGAACAGATATGTCAAAAACGCTGAACGCTTATAGAAT caaaaaaatagaaaatattggtAGAATGACGGCCATGACGCAGGAAGAAATTATGGCTGGTGCCAGAATTGTATCCCAGGGTCTGGAAGCCCTCCGTGTCGAACATGGGGGCCTTCTACAAGCCCTACAGACCCAGGATGCACCAGTCGCGAGAGACAAAGCTAGCTTGCTATCGAAGAACATTGAGATGATAGAGTTGGGCCTTGGTGAAGCACAGGTCATGATGGCACTTGCAAATCATTTACAAATGGTAGAGGCTGAGAAACAAAAGCTTAGAACGCAAGTGAGAAGGTTGTGCCAAGAGAATGCCTGGTTAAGGGATGAATTGGCTGGAACGCAACAGAAGTTGCAAGCCAGTCAGCAAGCA CTAGTCCAATTGGAAGAACAGAAGAAACATCTAGATTTTATGGAAAGCATGAAGCAATATGATCCTGATCCTTCTGCGGATgatgaaaatgcaaaagacCGGCCACCAGATGATCCTGTGGTTGATCTATTCCCCGATGATGATGCGGACGACCGAAATA CGATATTACCGACACCGCCTTCGCAATTTGCACAACAAGTGAACGCTGGATACGAGATACCCGCGCGCTTGCGTACACTGCACAATTTGGTTATACAGTACGCCAGCCAAGGCCGTTACGAGGTGGCCGTTCCTCTCTGTAAACAAGCGCTGGAAGATCTGGAAAAGACTTCTGGTCACGATCATCCTGACGTCGCTACGATGTTGAATATCCTTGCTTTAGTATATAGggatcaaaataaatataaagaagcaGCGAACTTGCTGAACGATGCCTTGGCTATTCGTGAAAAGACGCTCGGTGAAAATCACCCTGCAGTCGCTGCCACGTTGAACAACTTGGCCGTTTTATATGGAAAACGAGGCAAATACAAGGAGGCTGAGCCGTTGTGCAAACGTGCTCTTGATATCCGAGAAAAGGTTCTCGGTCGTGATCATCCTGATGTCGCGAAGCAGCTGAATAACCTCGCCTTGCTTTGCCAGAATCAGGGTAAATACGAAGAAGTGGAGCGCTATTACTTGCGAGCGCTGGAGATCTACGAAGGCAAACTTGGACCGGACGATCCTAATGTcgcgaaaacgaaaaataatttggcATCGTGTTACTTGAAGCAAGGAAAGTACAAGGATGCGGAAGTTTTGTACAAACAAGTATTGACTAGAGCACACGAGAAAGAGTTTGGTGCTATTGCTGGTGATAACAAACCAATCTGGCAG gTTGctgaagaaagagaggagaataaacatagaaataaagagaatgCTCCGTATGGAGAATATGGAGGTTGGCACAAAGCTGCTAAAGTGGACTCACCTACAGTCACGACTACTCTAAAGAATCTTGGTGCGTTGTATCGAAGACAAGGAAAATATGAAGCGGCCGAAACTCTAGAAGATTGCGCTCTTAGGTCACGAAAAGAG CAGACATTGGAGTTCGTGAAGCAAGGGAAAGTCGCGCAAATTTTAGGGGAAGAAAAAGGGTCGACGAGACGCGGTTCGCGATCCAGTTTAGCCAACAGTGAACACGAGCAACACGACGAG GGCTCGCTGCCGCTGGTACAAAGGGCGCTACATGAAGGACAGTCTGGCCACAACGACGCTAGTCCTAACAAACCGGGTTTTAAAAACAAGATCTTCCAAGCTTTCGGGATTCACTCTTCCAC GAACGGAAGTATTACGTTCGTGCGCAGTAAAGGGATACCACATAAGAGAGCTATACGCGAAACGATAACGCCAGGATGA
- the LOC122571184 gene encoding kinesin light chain isoform X1, with the protein MGRTDMSKTLNAYRIKKIENIGRMTAMTQEEIMAGARIVSQGLEALRVEHGGLLQALQTQDAPVARDKASLLSKNIEMIELGLGEAQVMMALANHLQMVEAEKQKLRTQVRRLCQENAWLRDELAGTQQKLQASQQALVQLEEQKKHLDFMESMKQYDPDPSADDENAKDRPPDDPVVDLFPDDDADDRNSKSILPTPPSQFAQQVNAGYEIPARLRTLHNLVIQYASQGRYEVAVPLCKQALEDLEKTSGHDHPDVATMLNILALVYRDQNKYKEAANLLNDALAIREKTLGENHPAVAATLNNLAVLYGKRGKYKEAEPLCKRALDIREKVLGRDHPDVAKQLNNLALLCQNQGKYEEVERYYLRALEIYEGKLGPDDPNVAKTKNNLASCYLKQGKYKDAEVLYKQVLTRAHEKEFGAIAGDNKPIWQVAEEREENKHRNKENAPYGEYGGWHKAAKVDSPTVTTTLKNLGALYRRQGKYEAAETLEDCALRSRKEQTLEFVKQGKVAQILGEEKGSTRRGSRSSLANSEHEQHDEGSLPLVQRALHEGQSGHNDASPNKPGFKNKIFQAFGIHSSTNGSITFVRSKGIPHKRAIRETITPG; encoded by the exons ATGGGTAGAACAGATATGTCAAAAACGCTGAACGCTTATAGAAT caaaaaaatagaaaatattggtAGAATGACGGCCATGACGCAGGAAGAAATTATGGCTGGTGCCAGAATTGTATCCCAGGGTCTGGAAGCCCTCCGTGTCGAACATGGGGGCCTTCTACAAGCCCTACAGACCCAGGATGCACCAGTCGCGAGAGACAAAGCTAGCTTGCTATCGAAGAACATTGAGATGATAGAGTTGGGCCTTGGTGAAGCACAGGTCATGATGGCACTTGCAAATCATTTACAAATGGTAGAGGCTGAGAAACAAAAGCTTAGAACGCAAGTGAGAAGGTTGTGCCAAGAGAATGCCTGGTTAAGGGATGAATTGGCTGGAACGCAACAGAAGTTGCAAGCCAGTCAGCAAGCA CTAGTCCAATTGGAAGAACAGAAGAAACATCTAGATTTTATGGAAAGCATGAAGCAATATGATCCTGATCCTTCTGCGGATgatgaaaatgcaaaagacCGGCCACCAGATGATCCTGTGGTTGATCTATTCCCCGATGATGATGCGGACGACCGAAATAGTAAGT CGATATTACCGACACCGCCTTCGCAATTTGCACAACAAGTGAACGCTGGATACGAGATACCCGCGCGCTTGCGTACACTGCACAATTTGGTTATACAGTACGCCAGCCAAGGCCGTTACGAGGTGGCCGTTCCTCTCTGTAAACAAGCGCTGGAAGATCTGGAAAAGACTTCTGGTCACGATCATCCTGACGTCGCTACGATGTTGAATATCCTTGCTTTAGTATATAGggatcaaaataaatataaagaagcaGCGAACTTGCTGAACGATGCCTTGGCTATTCGTGAAAAGACGCTCGGTGAAAATCACCCTGCAGTCGCTGCCACGTTGAACAACTTGGCCGTTTTATATGGAAAACGAGGCAAATACAAGGAGGCTGAGCCGTTGTGCAAACGTGCTCTTGATATCCGAGAAAAGGTTCTCGGTCGTGATCATCCTGATGTCGCGAAGCAGCTGAATAACCTCGCCTTGCTTTGCCAGAATCAGGGTAAATACGAAGAAGTGGAGCGCTATTACTTGCGAGCGCTGGAGATCTACGAAGGCAAACTTGGACCGGACGATCCTAATGTcgcgaaaacgaaaaataatttggcATCGTGTTACTTGAAGCAAGGAAAGTACAAGGATGCGGAAGTTTTGTACAAACAAGTATTGACTAGAGCACACGAGAAAGAGTTTGGTGCTATTGCTGGTGATAACAAACCAATCTGGCAG gTTGctgaagaaagagaggagaataaacatagaaataaagagaatgCTCCGTATGGAGAATATGGAGGTTGGCACAAAGCTGCTAAAGTGGACTCACCTACAGTCACGACTACTCTAAAGAATCTTGGTGCGTTGTATCGAAGACAAGGAAAATATGAAGCGGCCGAAACTCTAGAAGATTGCGCTCTTAGGTCACGAAAAGAG CAGACATTGGAGTTCGTGAAGCAAGGGAAAGTCGCGCAAATTTTAGGGGAAGAAAAAGGGTCGACGAGACGCGGTTCGCGATCCAGTTTAGCCAACAGTGAACACGAGCAACACGACGAG GGCTCGCTGCCGCTGGTACAAAGGGCGCTACATGAAGGACAGTCTGGCCACAACGACGCTAGTCCTAACAAACCGGGTTTTAAAAACAAGATCTTCCAAGCTTTCGGGATTCACTCTTCCAC GAACGGAAGTATTACGTTCGTGCGCAGTAAAGGGATACCACATAAGAGAGCTATACGCGAAACGATAACGCCAGGATGA
- the LOC122571184 gene encoding kinesin light chain isoform X2 has protein sequence MGRTDMSKTLNAYRIKKIENIGRMTAMTQEEIMAGARIVSQGLEALRVEHGGLLQALQTQDAPVARDKASLLSKNIEMIELGLGEAQVMMALANHLQMVEAEKQKLRTQVRRLCQENAWLRDELAGTQQKLQASQQALVQLEEQKKHLDFMESMKQYDPDPSADDENAKDRPPDDPVVDLFPDDDADDRNSKSILPTPPSQFAQQVNAGYEIPARLRTLHNLVIQYASQGRYEVAVPLCKQALEDLEKTSGHDHPDVATMLNILALVYRDQNKYKEAANLLNDALAIREKTLGENHPAVAATLNNLAVLYGKRGKYKEAEPLCKRALDIREKVLGRDHPDVAKQLNNLALLCQNQGKYEEVERYYLRALEIYEGKLGPDDPNVAKTKNNLASCYLKQGKYKDAEVLYKQVLTRAHEKEFGAIAGDNKPIWQVAEEREENKHRNKENAPYGEYGGWHKAAKVDSPTVTTTLKNLGALYRRQGKYEAAETLEDCALRSRKETLEFVKQGKVAQILGEEKGSTRRGSRSSLANSEHEQHDEGSLPLVQRALHEGQSGHNDASPNKPGFKNKIFQAFGIHSSTNGSITFVRSKGIPHKRAIRETITPG, from the exons ATGGGTAGAACAGATATGTCAAAAACGCTGAACGCTTATAGAAT caaaaaaatagaaaatattggtAGAATGACGGCCATGACGCAGGAAGAAATTATGGCTGGTGCCAGAATTGTATCCCAGGGTCTGGAAGCCCTCCGTGTCGAACATGGGGGCCTTCTACAAGCCCTACAGACCCAGGATGCACCAGTCGCGAGAGACAAAGCTAGCTTGCTATCGAAGAACATTGAGATGATAGAGTTGGGCCTTGGTGAAGCACAGGTCATGATGGCACTTGCAAATCATTTACAAATGGTAGAGGCTGAGAAACAAAAGCTTAGAACGCAAGTGAGAAGGTTGTGCCAAGAGAATGCCTGGTTAAGGGATGAATTGGCTGGAACGCAACAGAAGTTGCAAGCCAGTCAGCAAGCA CTAGTCCAATTGGAAGAACAGAAGAAACATCTAGATTTTATGGAAAGCATGAAGCAATATGATCCTGATCCTTCTGCGGATgatgaaaatgcaaaagacCGGCCACCAGATGATCCTGTGGTTGATCTATTCCCCGATGATGATGCGGACGACCGAAATAGTAAGT CGATATTACCGACACCGCCTTCGCAATTTGCACAACAAGTGAACGCTGGATACGAGATACCCGCGCGCTTGCGTACACTGCACAATTTGGTTATACAGTACGCCAGCCAAGGCCGTTACGAGGTGGCCGTTCCTCTCTGTAAACAAGCGCTGGAAGATCTGGAAAAGACTTCTGGTCACGATCATCCTGACGTCGCTACGATGTTGAATATCCTTGCTTTAGTATATAGggatcaaaataaatataaagaagcaGCGAACTTGCTGAACGATGCCTTGGCTATTCGTGAAAAGACGCTCGGTGAAAATCACCCTGCAGTCGCTGCCACGTTGAACAACTTGGCCGTTTTATATGGAAAACGAGGCAAATACAAGGAGGCTGAGCCGTTGTGCAAACGTGCTCTTGATATCCGAGAAAAGGTTCTCGGTCGTGATCATCCTGATGTCGCGAAGCAGCTGAATAACCTCGCCTTGCTTTGCCAGAATCAGGGTAAATACGAAGAAGTGGAGCGCTATTACTTGCGAGCGCTGGAGATCTACGAAGGCAAACTTGGACCGGACGATCCTAATGTcgcgaaaacgaaaaataatttggcATCGTGTTACTTGAAGCAAGGAAAGTACAAGGATGCGGAAGTTTTGTACAAACAAGTATTGACTAGAGCACACGAGAAAGAGTTTGGTGCTATTGCTGGTGATAACAAACCAATCTGGCAG gTTGctgaagaaagagaggagaataaacatagaaataaagagaatgCTCCGTATGGAGAATATGGAGGTTGGCACAAAGCTGCTAAAGTGGACTCACCTACAGTCACGACTACTCTAAAGAATCTTGGTGCGTTGTATCGAAGACAAGGAAAATATGAAGCGGCCGAAACTCTAGAAGATTGCGCTCTTAGGTCACGAAAAGAG ACATTGGAGTTCGTGAAGCAAGGGAAAGTCGCGCAAATTTTAGGGGAAGAAAAAGGGTCGACGAGACGCGGTTCGCGATCCAGTTTAGCCAACAGTGAACACGAGCAACACGACGAG GGCTCGCTGCCGCTGGTACAAAGGGCGCTACATGAAGGACAGTCTGGCCACAACGACGCTAGTCCTAACAAACCGGGTTTTAAAAACAAGATCTTCCAAGCTTTCGGGATTCACTCTTCCAC GAACGGAAGTATTACGTTCGTGCGCAGTAAAGGGATACCACATAAGAGAGCTATACGCGAAACGATAACGCCAGGATGA